The following coding sequences lie in one Silvanigrella aquatica genomic window:
- a CDS encoding SGNH/GDSL hydrolase family protein, translated as MLKTSSFILNTSLLMFTAVTTVNLAHAQEEDQFDTKFVKADYNIACYYYDTNNNATSDSPSLMLPSTNILTMGAKINYYWSVDSDSVLARKTILTGKIIDGFFVEENLSYADIENRCKLAIKKGTFLSPSKSTYKLYEFKASTSSFDGYEYPIQFLKGQSTQTKIKKVVIFGDSLSDNGNLKRWTKIFPYYPFWHGRFADGMVWNDYFTDRTHLPILNFAVGGSKTEGSNDYFLEGLPNKYITGIRNIITGNSKQYIDKYLTNYLTSDSYETKNTKISNSDETLFVIWIGANDYLEKFENQKSGIEFFENPDEVGHANYVYKRTVNNIIDQIKILHNSGAKQFVVMNLPDIGKSPVVYESNYNKYSDDHKNKNEFSSKLTELINKHNFYLRSSLKLLQDQLGNTINIQTIDIDDYFSRIMNNESFDDKSYFNYGFDQINTKYLIPGNNDKYLQDLCYRGGYFKAAFTKIGPETVQFAIDNNNCVDKNGDRNKLAIFWNSPHPTSYAQCWIGYAFEKKLGEVGLVNVEKIDMPKYMNYCISNLKK; from the coding sequence ATGCTAAAAACGTCGTCATTTATTTTGAATACTTCATTACTTATGTTTACGGCGGTAACAACAGTAAATTTAGCACATGCGCAAGAAGAAGATCAATTTGATACAAAGTTTGTAAAAGCAGATTATAATATTGCTTGCTATTATTATGATACAAATAATAATGCAACCAGTGATAGTCCTTCTCTTATGCTTCCTAGTACAAATATTTTGACAATGGGAGCAAAAATAAATTATTATTGGTCCGTCGATTCTGATTCTGTTTTAGCAAGAAAAACAATATTAACTGGAAAAATTATAGACGGTTTTTTTGTAGAGGAAAATTTGAGTTATGCAGATATTGAAAACCGCTGCAAATTAGCAATAAAAAAAGGAACATTTCTTTCTCCATCAAAAAGTACCTATAAACTTTATGAGTTTAAGGCTTCTACATCCTCATTTGATGGTTACGAATATCCCATACAATTTTTAAAAGGACAGTCGACACAAACAAAAATTAAAAAAGTTGTGATTTTTGGTGATAGTCTTTCTGATAACGGAAATTTAAAACGTTGGACAAAAATATTTCCATACTATCCCTTTTGGCATGGACGTTTTGCCGATGGAATGGTTTGGAATGATTACTTTACAGATAGAACGCATTTGCCCATTTTAAATTTTGCCGTAGGTGGCTCTAAAACCGAAGGTTCAAATGATTACTTTCTTGAAGGGCTTCCTAATAAGTATATTACTGGAATTAGAAATATAATTACAGGAAATTCAAAGCAATACATTGATAAATATCTAACAAATTATCTGACCAGTGATTCTTACGAAACTAAAAATACAAAAATTTCAAATTCGGATGAGACTTTATTTGTCATATGGATTGGAGCCAATGATTATCTTGAAAAATTTGAAAACCAAAAATCTGGAATTGAATTTTTTGAAAATCCTGATGAAGTTGGACATGCTAATTATGTTTATAAAAGAACAGTAAATAATATTATTGATCAAATTAAAATACTTCATAATAGTGGCGCCAAACAATTTGTTGTTATGAATTTACCAGATATTGGCAAGAGTCCTGTGGTGTATGAATCTAATTATAATAAATATTCTGACGATCACAAAAATAAAAACGAATTTTCGTCTAAGCTGACTGAGCTGATAAATAAGCATAATTTTTATTTGCGTTCCTCTTTAAAATTATTACAAGATCAACTCGGTAATACAATAAATATACAGACAATTGATATAGATGATTATTTTAGTCGCATTATGAATAATGAAAGCTTTGATGATAAATCTTATTTTAATTATGGATTTGATCAAATAAATACGAAATATTTAATACCGGGAAATAATGATAAATATTTACAAGATCTTTGTTATAGAGGCGGGTATTTTAAGGCGGCCTTTACAAAAATTGGTCCTGAAACAGTTCAATTTGCAATTGATAATAATAATTGCGTAGATAAAAATGGTGATAGAAATAAATTGGCTATTTTTTGGAATTCTCCTCATCCTACTTCCTATGCTCAATGCTGGATTGGGTATGCCTTTGAAAAGAAATTAGGGGAAGTCGGTTTAGTCAATGTTGAAAAAATAGATATGCCTAAATATATGAACTACTGTATTAGTAATTTAAAGAAATAA
- the aqpZ gene encoding aquaporin Z, which yields MKFIFDIRKMIAEFIGTFWLVLGGCGSAVLAAGFPNLGIGFVGVSFAFGLTVLTMAFSLGSVSGCHLNPAVSLGLAVSGRFRWLELPSYVLSQVVGAIVASAILYIIVSGKADFTSIGGFASNGYGDHSPGGFSPISCFICEVVMTAIFLFVILGSTDPKSPGSLAPISIGLCLTLIHLISIPVTNTSVNPARSTGPALFAGDWATDQLWMFWLAPLMGAALGALLYNYLYQIKLKMPVKPGIPPKPNTPQTPPAKPTPPKA from the coding sequence ATGAAATTCATCTTCGATATAAGAAAAATGATTGCCGAATTTATTGGAACATTTTGGCTTGTATTGGGTGGTTGTGGAAGCGCTGTCTTAGCGGCAGGATTTCCTAATTTGGGGATTGGCTTTGTCGGTGTTTCCTTTGCATTTGGTCTCACCGTATTGACGATGGCATTTAGTTTAGGATCGGTATCTGGTTGTCATTTGAATCCTGCTGTTTCCTTAGGACTTGCCGTGTCAGGACGATTCCGCTGGCTCGAATTGCCTTCTTATGTCCTATCGCAAGTTGTGGGAGCCATAGTTGCTAGTGCTATTTTATATATTATTGTTTCTGGAAAGGCTGATTTTACAAGCATTGGTGGCTTTGCAAGCAACGGTTATGGTGACCACTCACCAGGGGGGTTTTCTCCTATTTCTTGCTTTATTTGTGAAGTTGTTATGACAGCTATTTTTTTATTTGTCATTTTAGGTTCGACTGATCCAAAATCTCCGGGCTCATTAGCACCTATTTCTATAGGATTATGTCTGACTTTAATACATTTGATAAGCATTCCTGTCACAAATACTTCGGTAAACCCTGCGCGCAGCACAGGACCCGCTTTATTTGCGGGAGATTGGGCAACGGATCAGCTTTGGATGTTTTGGCTTGCCCCCTTAATGGGAGCCGCCTTAGGTGCTTTACTCTATAATTATCTTTATCAAATCAAACTTAAAATGCCCGTGAAGCCGGGCATACCACCTAAACCTAATACACCTCAAACACCACCAGCAAAACCGACTCCGCCAAAAGCATAA